In Chaetodon auriga isolate fChaAug3 chromosome 9, fChaAug3.hap1, whole genome shotgun sequence, the genomic window GACAGTAATGACAATCGTCCAATGTTTAGTCAGGAGATTTATCAAATTGCAATCAAAGAAAATGTTCCTGTCGGCACTTcagtatttaaaatgaatgctaCGGATCCCGATGAAGGCACTAACAGCGAAATTGAGTACAGCCTTGGAAAAACTCTGAAGAAAAATGTCTATGACATTTTTGAATTGGACAAATTAACTGGAGAGATAAGAGTAAAAGGAATAGTGGACTATGAAGAAAACGACGTTTATAAACTTGATGTTGAGGCATCCGATAAAGGAACACCTCCACTGACAGGTGAGTGTAGAGTCATTATAAAGATAATAGATGTCAACGATAACCCACCAGAAATAGAAGTAACATCACTGTCAAATACAGTGTCTGAAGATTCAAAACCGGGCACAATGATCTCTCTCATCAGTATGAGAGATAAAGACTCTGGTATCAATGGAAAAATTATTCCAAGCATAACTTCAGACGTGCCATTTGAATTAAAACCCTcctacaaagacaacatatatTCAGTGGTCACTAAGGATTTTTTAGATAGAGAGAAGGTGTCACATTATGACATAACAATAAAAGCCAACGATTGTGGTGAACCTCCCTTATTCACTTTTAAAACTCTCAGCATCCAGATATCAGATGTAAATGACAATAGACCACAATTCTCTCAAAGTCCATTACAGTTTTATCTGGTTGAAAATAACGTTGCTGGAGCATCAATATTCTCTGTTAGCGCAACTGACAATGACGAGAATGACAATGCAGCTATAGCATATCATATCGTGAGAGATGGGAGTCAAAATGACATAATGTCGTTCCTAAATGTAAATCCAGATAACGGACAAATATCTGCACTAAAAAGTTTCGactttgaaacagtgaaaactttCCAGTTCCAAGTTGTTGCCACTGATTCTGGAACTCCGTCACTGAGCAGCAACGTCACAGTGAACGTGTTCATTCTGGATCAGAACGACAACGCTCCAGTCATCCTGTATCCACTCAGCTCCAACGGTtctgctgaaggtgtggaggagatTCCCCGCAATGTCAACGCAGGACACCTGGTGACCAAAGTCAGAGCCTATGACGCTGATATAGGATATAACGGCTGGTTactcttttcactgcaggaagtcactgaccACAGTCTCTTTGGTTTGGACCGCTATACAGGACAGATCAGAACACTTCGctcattcacagagacagacgaggctGAGCACAAACTGCTCATACTGGTCAAAGACAATGGCAACGTTTCCCTCTCAGCAACAGCTACTGTGATTGTCAAAGTTGTGGAGCCCAAAGAGGCTTTTGCAGCTTCTGATGTTAAAAGTGCAGCAACGGTTGAAGAGGGGAATGATGTGACTTTTTATCTGATGATAACTTTGGGCtcagtttcagttctttttatcATCAGTATCATCGTGTTGATTGCGATGCAGTGCTCCAAATCAACAGACTATACATCTAAATATCTACAAGAGACTAATTATGATGGgacactgtgtcacagcatcCAGTACAGATCAGGAGACAAGCGGTACATGTTAGTTGGACCCAGAATGAGTATAGGATCTACTATAGTCCCTGGCAGCCATGCAAATACACTGGTGCTCCCTGACAGGAGACGTACTTCTGGAGAGGTAAGAAAGACTAATTTATGATATTAATAGCTGACGCATCACatattttggttttcttccaCTTCATCAAATGATTAGTTTTTCGAAAGTAaacgttttattttttattttattttattttattttattttattttatttttattttttgcggAAGAGCTGAACTGCCATGTGAGTTCTTTTTGTCAAAGTCTAAGCATTGTTCAATGTTTTCCCTCCCTTGAAATTCTAAAATGTGTTCTGGCTATTGAGTCCAGCACTGTTACAAGAGCAACATCTTTTATGCCTTTGTCCATGATGCTAAATTTAGTCGTGTTGATTTTGGTCTTGTGGTGAATTTCAAGTCGTGTTTTATATTCTAggcaagaggagagagctgcaTTGTTATCTTAACCACACTTGAAAGTTTAGTTTGGCTGCCATAATAATAAGATTGACTTGTTTGCGCTGTTCATGGTACTGAACCTTTGTCTTAAGTATCTTCAGTCCTTCCACAGCTCAAGGTAACAATACGCATACTTCAGCGGCCAGTAACAGGCGACGGGGCTTTGCTTAACTAAGCTATTATAAACAGTTTATTACATTGACTGTTGGTTGTCCAGCGATGTGTTCGATATTAATGGATAGAGGCTTGCATACTGAAAATGTAGTTGTTGATTTTTTTGCGATTAAACTTCGTACTGGAGAGGTTTCTGTTCAGTCGAATCATGTTTTATattctctttctgctttctACTAAACGGAAGCATTGCATTATCCACTGGGTGTCAGTGTTACAGTGGGGGAATTACTGGGGCTTCAGTCAAAACTGTCTCTGCCCTCTGtaagtgtgtttttcagctcgACCACAAAGAATGCCATCGTTTCGGATTTTTGTCTGTACCTTTCCTACGCGAACGCGGTTTTCTCGTATTTGATCTCAGGACAGCAAGGGGTGCTTTGACAGAAAGATACTTGTGGATGCTATTTCCAATGATTACGGCAAAGAAGACAAAGGACAAAGGGGAAGAATGATGTCTTGGTCGCGTccactgcttttctttctgctgttttgctttgGGGAGCTGGCTTTAGCTCAAATAAAATACTCGACTCCAGAGGAAGTTAAAGTGGGAGCCATCATTGGAAATGTTGCCAAGGATTTAGGCCTTGATGTCAGTAGCTTGACGAACAGGCGATTTCGTATTGTGTCTGGAGCTCAGGACGCGCTGTTTGAGGTAAACCCGAACAATGGGATCTTGTATGTTCATAAGAATCTCGACCGAGAACAGCTGTGCGACGGGAATGGTGCTTGTTTAGTAGATCTGAAAATCGTTGTTGAAAATCCACTTGAAATCCATTATGTCACAGTAGAAATAACGGATGCGAACGACCATGCGCCGACGTTTGTcgagaaagaaaaggtgataGAAATAGCAGAAAGTACTTCACCAGGTGCACGATTTCAACTACCAGGCGCCCGTGACCCCGATGTTGGAATTAATTCCGTCCAACGCTACAAGCTCAGCCAAAACGAAAATTTCCATCTTGAAATtcgagacagaggagaggataaAATCCCCTTCTTAGTGTTACAGAGGCACttggacagagagcagaaaacaaaccatAGCTTGATTTTAACCGCTATGGATGGAGGGACGCCGCTCAAATCAGCAAATCTTAATCTCACCATAAGGGTTCTAGATATCAATGATAACAGACCTACTTTTTCGAAAGAGGTTTATTCCGCGACATTACAAGAAAATGTTGCTTTGGATACAGTTGTAATTAAAGTCCAAGCAACTGATCTAGACGAGGGAAGTAATGGCGGTGTTGAGTACGCCTTTGCTGGTGACGTTAACTCTAAGGTGTTGGAGCTATTTAGTCTTGACAGAAATACAGGCGAAATTCGAGTAAACGGACAAATTGATTATGagacagctgatgttttcaaGTTAGACGTCCAAGCCTCTGACAAAGGTCAGCCTCCGATGACAACGGACTGTAGAGTTATAATAAAGATCCAAGATGTCAACGACAATAAACCAGAAATAGAAGTGACATCAATATTTAGTATGGTCCCAGAGGATTCAAAACAGGGGACTGTGATCTCTCTTATCAGTGTTACAGACTTTGATTCTGGGCTGAATGGGAAAGTCTTATGCAGTCTGACGGGGAATGTACCATTTGAATTAAAACCGTCTTTCAAAGAAAATATGTATTCATTAGTGACGAAAGAAACACTGGACAGGGAAACTGTGACACATTATGACATTTCAATAACAGCTACTGACTGTGGTGAGCCTCCACTGTCCACATTCAAAACTTTGACCATCCAAGTGTCAGATGTGAATGATAACATCCCAGAGTTCTCACACAGTCCCCTGGAATTATACTTGACTGAGAACAATGCTCCTGGCGCATCAATATTTTCTGTGAGTGCATGTGATAAAGACTTACAGGACAATGCTGCAGTGTCCTATCATATAGTTAGAGGACAAGGCGGACATCATGATATGGCATCGTTTCTGAATATAAATTCAGAAAATGGACAAATATCTGCACTAAAAAGTTTCGATtttgaaactgtgaaaacttTCCAGTTCCAAGTTGTTGCCACTGATTCTGGAACTCCGTCACTGAGCAGCAACGTCACAGTGAACGTGTTCATTCTGGATCAGAACGACAACGCTCCAGTCATCCTGTAT contains:
- the LOC143325537 gene encoding protocadherin alpha-2-like isoform X19, with the protein product MCCWITMAIERQTRRRVCAWIAFHLVLLLFVGKGALAEIRYSIPEEVKDGTVVGNVAKDLGLDISSLLHRRFRVVSESKERCFEVNQDNGVLYVLKKIDREELCQGSGACLMELKVIVENPLEIHYVVVEITDVNDHSPSFPEREQTFDIAEHTLPGRRFQLHTARDPDAGINSIRTYTLTSNEHFELDIRQSDEDKIPFLVLKKSLDREQKDKHTLLVTAVDGGKPQRSDTLNISIFVLDSNDNRPMFSQEIYQIAIKENVPVGTSVFKMNATDPDEGTNSEIEYSLGKTLKKNVYDIFELDKLTGEIRVKGIVDYEENDVYKLDVEASDKGTPPLTGECRVIIKIIDVNDNPPEIEVTSLSNTVSEDSKPGTMISLISMRDKDSGINGKIIPSITSDVPFELKPSYKDNIYSVVTKDFLDREKVSHYDITIKANDCGEPPLFTFKTLSIQISDVNDNRPQFSQSPLQFYLVENNVAGASIFSVSATDNDENDNAAIAYHIVRDGSQNDIMSFLNVNPDNGQISALKSFDFETVKTFQFQVVATDSGTPSLSSNVTVNVFILDQNDNAPVILYPLSSNGSAEGVEEIPRNVNAGHLVTKVRAYDADIGYNGWLLFSLQEVTDHSLFGLDRYTGQIRTLRSFTETDEAEHKLLILVKDNGNVSLSATATVIVKVVEPKEAFAASDVKSAATVEEGNDVTFYLMITLGSVSVLFIISIIVLIAMQCSKSTDYTSKYLQETNYDGTLCHSIQYRSGDKRYMLVGPRMSIGSTIVPGSHANTLVLPDRRRTSGEPKVPSADWRYSASLRAGGVMQSSVHMEESSVMQGAQGVLVQNWPTASSAADAEGGEVSPPMGAGVDSNSWHFRYGPGGPGAPPQHLKPGEVPPEAFIIPGSPAIISIRQNQGGEDDKSDFITFGKKEEAKKKKKKKKEKKDKKDKGKDDGDE
- the LOC143325537 gene encoding protocadherin alpha-8-like isoform X29 — its product is MMSWSRPLLFFLLFCFGELALAQIKYSTPEEVKVGAIIGNVAKDLGLDVSSLTNRRFRIVSGAQDALFEVNPNNGILYVHKNLDREQLCDGNGACLVDLKIVVENPLEIHYVTVEITDANDHAPTFVEKEKVIEIAESTSPGARFQLPGARDPDVGINSVQRYKLSQNENFHLEIRDRGEDKIPFLVLQRHLDREQKTNHSLILTAMDGGTPLKSANLNLTIRVLDINDNRPTFSKEVYSATLQENVALDTVVIKVQATDLDEGSNGGVEYAFAGDVNSKVLELFSLDRNTGEIRVNGQIDYETADVFKLDVQASDKGQPPMTTDCRVIIKIQDVNDNKPEIEVTSIFSMVPEDSKQGTVISLISVTDFDSGLNGKVLCSLTGNVPFELKPSFKENMYSLVTKETLDRETVTHYDISITATDCGEPPLSTFKTLTIQVSDVNDNIPEFSHSPLELYLTENNAPGASIFSVSACDKDLQDNAAVSYHIVRGQGGHHDMASFLNINSENGQISALKSFDFETVKTFQFQVVATDSGTPSLSSNVTVNVFILDQNDNAPVILYPLSSNGSAEGVEEIPRNVNAGHLVTKVRAYDADIGYNGWLLFSLQEVTDHSLFGLDRYTGQIRTLRSFTETDEAEHKLLILVKDNGNVSLSATATVIVKVVELKEAFAASDVKSAATVEEGNDVTFYLMITLGSVSVLFIISIIVLIAMQCSKSTDYTSKYLQETNYDGTLCHSIQYRSGDKRYMLVGPRMSIGSTIVPGSHANTLVLPDRRRASGEPKVPSADWRYSASLRAGGVMQSSVHMEESSVMQGAQGVLVQNWPTASSAADAEGGEVSPPMGAGVDSNSWHFRYGPGGPGAPPQHLKPGEVPPEAFIIPGSPAIISIRQNQGGEDDKSDFITFGKKEEAKKKKKKKKEKKDKKDKGKDDGDE